A genomic window from Vitis riparia cultivar Riparia Gloire de Montpellier isolate 1030 chromosome 18, EGFV_Vit.rip_1.0, whole genome shotgun sequence includes:
- the LOC117906095 gene encoding thioredoxin H-type-like, whose product MAEEGQVVGCHSVESWKEQFQHGIESKKLVVVDFTASWCGPCRVISPFLAELAKKMPNVIFLKVDVDELETVAKEWEVEAMPTFLFLKEGNVVDKVVGAKREELVQKTEKHATA is encoded by the exons ATGGCGGAAGAGGGACAAGTTGTCGGTTGCCACAGTGTGGAATCGTGGAAGGAGCAATTCCAGCATGGAATAGAGTCCAAGAAActg GTGGTGGTGGATTTCACTGCTTCATGGTGTGGGCCATGTCGTGTCATTAGCCCATTTCTGGCAGAGCTTGCCAAGAAGATGCCTAATGTCATATTTCTCAAGGTGGATGTGGATGAATTGGAG ACTGTTGCTAAGGAGTGGGAAGTGGAGGCCATGCCAACCTTTCTGTTCCTGAAAGAAGGAAACGTAGTGGACAAGGTTGTGGGTGCAAAAAGAGAAGAACTGGTGCAGAAGACAGAGAAGCATGCAACTGCTTGA
- the LOC117907766 gene encoding zingipain-2 has product MGSWLWAVSILILSVHSSVSEASSTADLFEAWCEQYGKTYSSEEEKALRLKVFEENHAIVTQHNSMANATYTLALNAFADLTHHEFKASRLGFSPGRAQSIRSVGTPVQELHVPPAVDWRKSGAVTGVKDQGNCGGCWSFSTTGAIEGINKIVTGSLVSLSEQELVDCDRSYNSGCQGGLMDYAYQFVIKNQGIDSEADYPYVGMDKPCNKEKLKKHIVTIDGYTDIPPNDEKQLLQVVAKQPVSVGICGSEKTFQLYSKGVYTGPCSSTLDHAVLIVGYGTEDGVDFWIVKNSWGEHWGMHGYIHMLRNNGTAEGICGINMLASYPAKTSPNPPPPPTPGPTKCDFFSSCSEGETCCCSWRFIGVCLSWNCCTAKSSVCCDNNNYCCPASHPICDTKRNRCLKPAGNGTGVEVLKRRGSSVKFGGWSSINDAWNL; this is encoded by the exons TTGGTTATGGGCAGTTTCGATTCTCATTCTCTCGGTTCATTCTTCCGTTTCTGAAGCTTCATCCACAGCAGATCTCTTCGAAGCTTGGTGCGAGCAGTATGGCAAGACGTACTCTTCAGAAGAAGAGAAGGCGTTGAGGCTCAAGGTGTTTGAAGAAAATCATGCGATTGTTACTCAGCACAATAGCATGGCTAATGCTACCTACACACTAGCTCTCAACGCCTTCGCTGATCTCACGCATCACGAGTTCAAGGCCTCTCGCTTGGGCTTCTCCCCCGGGAGGGCCCAATCGATTCGGTCCGTTGGTACACCGGTTCAAGAGCTCCATGTTCCGCCCGCGGTGGATTGGAGGAAGAGTGGAGCGGTCACAGGTGTGAAAGATCAGGGGAATTGTG GTGGTTGTTGGTCATTCTCAACCACGGGAGCTATTGAAGGCATTAATAAGATTGTAACTGGATCTCTTGTTAGCCTATCTGAACAAGAGTTAGTGGATTGTGACAGATCTTACAATAGTGGCTGTCAGGGTGGACTCATGGACTATGCATATCAGTTTGTTATAAAAAACCAGGGGATTGACAGTGAGGCAGATTACCCATATGTAGGTATGGACAAGCCCTGCAATAAAGAAAAG TTGAAGAAGCATATTGTAACCATTGATGGTTACACAGACATACCCCCGAATGATGAGAAACAGCTACTACAAGTAGTGGCTAAACAACCTGTAAGTGTAGGCATATGTGGCAGTGAGAAAACATTTCAACTCTATTCAAAG GGGGTCTACACTGGACCATGTTCAAGTACTCTGGATCATGCTGTATTGATTGTGGGTTATGGTACGGAAGATGGTGTTGATTTTTGGATTGTAAAGAATTCATGGGGAGAACATTGGGGAATGCATGGTTATATTCATATGCTACGTAACAATGGTACAGCAGAAGGCATCTGTGGTATCAACATGTTAGCTTCATATCCAGCCAAGACTAGCCCAAATCCACCTCCACCTCCCACCCCAGGTCCCActaaatgtgatttttttagcTCTTGTTCAGAAGGTGAAACCTGCTGTTGTAGCTGGCGTTTTATTGGGGTATGCTTATCATGGAACTGTTGTACGGCGAAATCTTCTGTGTGTTGTGATAACAATAATTACTGCTGCCCTGCTAGTCATCCAATTTGCGATACAAAAAGGAATCGGTGCCTCAAG CCAGCTGGGAATGGCACCGGAGTGGAAGTGCTGAAGAGAAGAGGCTCTTCTGTGAAGTTTGGTGGCTGGAGTTCCATTAATGATGCGTGGAATCTATAA
- the LOC117907959 gene encoding lon protease 2-like — MALPQLIPSPPSSSLSRKLFLNPNCRFFSPSSSVIPVPSLARHRHHRRRKSNSLRCSASSFSEKHHTGSPKSDDVVELPLFPLPLVLFPGAILPLQIFEFRYRMMMHTLLQTDLRFGVIYSDATTGTADVGCVGEVVKHERLVDDRFFLICKGQERFRVTNLVRTKPYLVAEVTWLEDRPSGDGDEDLEALANEVETHMKDVIRLSNRLNGKPEKETQDLRRNLFPTPFSFFVGSTFEGAPREQQALLELEDTSARLKREKETLKNTLNYLTAASAVKDVFASS; from the coding sequence ATGGCTCTTCCTCAGCTCATTCCTtctcctccttcttcttctctctctcgcAAACTCTTCTTAAACCCTAACTGTAGATTTTTTTCCCCATCATCTTCTGTCATTCCAGTCCCTTCTCTTGCACGTCACCGTCACCACCGTCGCCGGAAATCCAATTCCCTCCGCTGCTCCGCATCCTCCTTCTCCGAGAAGCACCACACCGGCTCCCCCAAGTCCGATGACGTCGTCGAACTCCCTCTCTTTCCTCTTCCGTTGGTTCTATTTCCCGGGGCCATCCTCCCATTGCAGATCTTTGAGTTCCGATATCGGATGATGATGCACACTCTCTTACAGACGGATCTCCGATTCGGTGTCATCTACTCCGACGCCACTACCGGCACCGCCGATGTGGGATGCGTCGGCGAGGTTGTGAAGCACGAGCGCCTCGTCGACGACCGGTTCTTCCTCATTTGCAAAGGGCAGGAGCGGTTCCGCGTCACGAACTTGGTTCGGACCAAACCCTATTTGGTGGCAGAGGTGACGTGGTTGGAGGATCGGCCCTCCGGCGACGGCGATGAGGACTTGGAGGCGTTGGCAAATGAGGTCGAAACCCATATGAAAGACGTAATTCGATTATCGAATCGATTGAATGGGAAGCCGGAAAAGGAGACCCAAGATTTGCGCCGGAACTTGTTCCCGACGCCGTTCTCGTTCTTTGTTGGTAGTACGTTCGAAGGCGCGCCGAGGGAGCAGCAGGCATTACTGGAATTGGAGGATACATCTGCGAGGTTGAAAAGGGAGAAGGAAACCTTGAAGAATACCCTGAATTACTTGACGGCAGCATCGGCGGTGAAAGACGTATTTGCATCTTCGTGA
- the LOC117906094 gene encoding beta-galactosidase 5-like: METSSVSKLFIFFFVPLMFLHSQLIQCSVTYDKKAIVINGQRRILISGSIHYPRSTPDMWEDLIRKAKDGGLDVIDTYIFWNVHEPSPGNYNFEGRYDLVRFIKTVQKVGLYVHLRIGPYVCAEWNFGGFPVWLKFVPGISFRTNNEPFKMAMQGFTQKIVHMMKSENLFASQGGPIILSQIENEYGPESRELGAAGHAYINWAAKMAVGLDTGVPWVMCKEDDAPDPVINACNGFYCDAFSPNKPYKPRIWTEAWSGWFTEFGGTIHRRPVQDLAFGVARFIQNGGSFVNYYMYHGGTNFGRSAGGPFITTSYDYDAPIDEYGLIRQPKYGHLKELHKAIKLCEHAVVSADPTVISLGSYQQAHVFSSGRGNCAAFLSNYNPKSSARVIFNNVHYDLPAWSISILPDCRTVVFNTARVGVQTSHIRMFPTNSKLHSWETYGEDISSLGSSGTMTAGGLLEQINITRDSTDYLWYMTSVNIDSSESFLRRGQTPTLTVQSKGHAVHVFINGQYSGSAYGTRENRKFTYTGAANLHAGTNRIALLSIAVGLPNVGLHFETWKTGILGPVLLHGIDQGKRDLSWQKWSYQVGLKGEAMNLVSPNGVSAVEWVRGSLAAQGQQPLKWHKAYFNAPEGDEPLALDMRSMGKGQVWINGQSIGRYWMAYAKGDCNVCSYSGTYRPPKCQHGCGHPTQRWYHVPRSWLKPTQNLLIIFEELGGDASKIALMKRAMKSVCADANEHHPTLENWHTESPSKSEELHQASVHLQCAPGQSISTIMFASFGTPSGTCGSFQKGTCHAPNSQAILEKNCIGQEKCSVPISNSYFGADPCPNVLKRLSVEAACSPTVTTTTQPDSR, from the exons ATGGAGACTAGCTCAGTCTCCAAGCTGTTCATCTTCTTCTTCGTGCCATTGATGTTTCTGCATTCTCAGCTGATCCAATGTAGCGTTACCTACGATAAGAAGGCCATTGTCATCAATGGGCAAAGGAGAATCCTCATCTCCGGCTCTATACACTACCCCAGAAGCACCCCTGAT ATGTGGGAAGATCTTATACGGAAGGCTAAAGATGGAGGCTTAGATGTCATCGACACCTATATTTTCTGGAATGTTCATGAGCCTTCTCCTGGGAAT TATAATTTTGAGGGGAGATACGATCTGGTGCGGTTCATTAAGACTGTGCAGAAAGTAGGGCTCTATGTTCATCTCCGGATTGGACCCTATGTTTGTGCAGAATGGAACTTCGG GGGATTTCCTGTTTGGTTGAAGTTTGTTCCTGGTATCAGCTTCAGAACAAATAATGAACCTTTCAAG ATGGCAATGCAAGGGTTCACTCAGAAGATTGTCCACATGATGAAGAGTGAAAACCTGTTTGCATCACAGGGTGGGCCCATCATCCTTTCTCAG ATTGAGAATGAGTACGGACCAGAGAGTAGGGAATTAGGAGCTGCTGGTCATGCATACATCAACTGGGCTGCAAAAATGGCTGTTGGATTGGACACAGGAGTCCCATGGGTGATGTGCAAAGAAGATGATGCCCCAGATCCTGTG ATAAATGCATGTAATGGCTTTTACTGTGATGCTTTCTCTCCAAACAAACCTTACAAGCCCAGAATATGGACAGAGGCTTGGAGTGGCTG GTTTACAGAGTTTGGTGGCACAATTCACCGGCGACCAGTTCAAGATTTGGCATTTGGGGTTGCTCGTTTCATACAAAATGGTGGCTCATTTGTTAATTACTATATG TACCATGGAGGAACCAATTTTGGACGCTCTGCTGGAGGCCCTTTCATTACAACCAGTTATGATTATGATGCTCCAATTGATGAATATG GTTTGATCAGACAACCAAAATATGGTCATTTGAAGGAGCTCCATAAAGCAATTAAGTTATGTGAACACGCTGTAGTTTCTGCGGACCCTACTGTTATCTCATTGGGAAGCTATCAACAG GCCCATGTATTCTCTTCAGGGCGAGGCAACTGTGCAGCTTTTCTCTCCAACTACAATCCCAAGTCATCTGCAAGGGTGATTTTCAATAATGTGCACTATGATTTGCCGGCTTGGTCCATTAGCATCCTTCCTGATTGCAGAACCGTAGTCTTTAATACTGCAAGA GTTGGAGTTCAAACTTCACATATTCGAATGTTTCCAACCAACTCTAAGTTGCACTCTTGGGAAACTTATGGTGAAGACATTTCTTCTCTGGGGAGCAGTGGAACAATGACTGCTGGCGGACTCTTGGAGCAGATAAATATCACCAGAGATTCCACTGACTATCTGTGGTACATGACCAG TGTCAACATTGACTCATCGGAATCATTTCTACGAAGAGGTCAAACTCCAACCCTCACTGTGCAATCTAAAGGCCACGCTGTTCATGTCTTTATCAATGGACAGTATTCAG GATCAGCATACGGAACCAGGGAGAACAGGAAATTCACATATACCGGAGCAGCCAATCTACATGCAGGAACAAATAGAATTGCCCTGCTTAGCATAGCTGTTGGACTACCG AATGTGGGATTGCATTTTGAGACATGGAAGACAGGAATCCTAGGTCCAGTTTTGCTTCATGGTATTGACCAAGGAAAGAGGGATTTATCATGGCAGAAGTGGTCTTACCAg GTTGGCCTGAAAGGAGAGGCAATGAATCTGGTCTCCCCAAATGGAGTCTCAGCAGTTGAGTGGGTTCGAGGGTCACTTGCTGCCCAAGGTCAGCAGCCTTTAAAATGGCATAAG GCTTATTTCAATGCACCTGAAGGAGATGAGCCATTGGCTTTGGACATGCGGAGCATGGGAAAGGGTCAAGTTTGGATCAATGGGCAGAGCATTGGAAGATATTGGATGGCTTACGCAAAAGGTGACTGCAATGTTTGTAGCTACTCTGGAACATACCGACCCCCAAAGTGTCAGCATGGTTGCGGTCATCCAACCCAAAGATG GTATCATGTTCCAAGGTCTTGGTTGAAGCCAACACAaaatttgttgataatttttgaAGAACTTGGTGGTGATGCATCAAAGATAGCTCTTATGAAGAGAGCAATGAAGAGTGTTTGTGCCGATGCTAATGAACACCACCCAACTCTAGAGAATTGGCATACTGAAAGCCCTAGCAAATCAGAAGAACTTCATCAGGCCAGTGTGCACCTGCAATGTGCCCCAGGGCAGTCCATATCAACCATTATGTTTGCAAGTTTTGGAACTCCTTCTGGAACCTGTGGAAGTTTCCAGAAAGGAACCTGCCATGCACCAAACTCTCAAGCCATCTTAGAGAAG AATTGCATAGGGCAAGAGAAATGCTCGGTCCCCATATCCAACAGTTACTTTGGGGCTGACCCATGTCCTAATGTACTAAAACGGTTATCTGTCGAAGCTGCTTGTTCCCCTACGGTAACAACAACCACTCAACCTGATTCAAGATGA